In Plutella xylostella chromosome 8, ilPluXylo3.1, whole genome shotgun sequence, the genomic stretch CTCTCAACTATCTTATCTATACATGACAATATAGTTATGGGTCTATAGTTATTATAGTCAGTATGATTACCTTTCTTAAATATAGGCCGTATAATGCCAATCTTTAATTTGTCCGGGTACTGCGATGTAGTAATACAACTATTTATTAAGTGAGTGATGACTGGagttatttctttatttatatactttaaATCGGATGCTCTGATCCCATCGTACCCGGGGCTTTTTTTCTCATTTATAtgacttattattttagttacaaTTTCTTCACTTGCTTTTTTTAGGCGCATAGTAGTACTAGGTGTTATTTCATAGTTTATCGAATTCAAAATAGGCATGTTACAAGAGTTACTGATGTTTGACGCATTGTTTTCGAACTCGTTTGCGAACCTGTTAGCCAAGTCGCATTTATTTtggtcaaaatattttaataagataGTATCAATCGAGTTGCTTAAGTTCCCgcataagttatttattattgtccAGACCTTTTTCGAATTTTTAAAGTTACTGCATATTTCATTATAGTAGAAGTTGTTTTTAGTCttgttaatatatttattagttttattacgGTATTTGTTGTATAGTATTCTATCATTTATATCATTAGTTTTCAACCATATTTTAAGGAGCCTGTCTCTGGTCtgaatcattttttttatttgtttattagcccaTTTACAGTTttgtcttttgttttgttcatttatttaataaataataataatactaacaTCGTCAATGCGACAACCGATCCTCTTGCTGCTGAGCCCCACAATCAGATCATTTATGTACAGATTGAAGAGCTTGGGAGAGGTGATCCCCCCCTGCCTCACCCCGCACTCCAACCTGTACGATGAAGAACACTTACCGGCCCATCTCACACTGTTTACCTGATTCAGGTACCAAAATTGAAAGATGCGCAACAGCTCTGCCGGCACCTGCCTCTCCCGGAGTTTAGCCCAAAGCACATCGTAAGACACAAGATCGAAGGCTTTCGAAAGATCTAGAAACGCAGCATATACTGGTGTTTGTCTTTTTGTGTAGTACTGGACCGTGTGCTTCAGGCTAAGGATAGCACTTTCTGTGGAGAGACCAGGTCTAAACCCAAATTGTGCGTCGTGTAGATTTAGATATCCCCCCAGCACAGAGTCCAGCAGGCTGTCGAGCACCTTCGCTACAATAGTCGCCAGTGAGATGGGCCGATAGTTGCCCTTGTCCGCCACGTcccctgttttatttttaactatgGGAACAACCACCGTTCTCATCAGATCAAGTGGGAGGTGCGAGTGGCCCATACACAGCGACAGAAACATTCCCAAAACACGTGGCAGGTGGACACCCGCGCATTGAAGGTGCTCGATGCTGAGGCCATCATGACCTGGTGACTTCCCTCTGGTCATTTTCCTTAATACAAATGCCACCTGTGAGGTAGAGAAACGAACCAGGTCAGCATCACAACAGGCCCCAGCATCAACCATCCGTTGCTGCGGTGAACCTAGGGGAGACTGCACATTAAAGTGATCTACAAACAGTTTGCAATCTCCTCCGGCTTATTGACACCCGAGACGCTCACAGGCAGTCCAGGCTTAACCTCAAGTTTCTTTGTGGACTTCCAAAACTTTTTGAAATCTTTGGAGGCACGATGTGACGCTATAATGTCGAGCCTAACTTGTTCTTGATGTTTCTTACACCATTTGAGTTTGCTCTTAAAGATTTTACGAGTAAGGCACATATTGTCATAAATGCCTCCTGACGTAGGCATATTGTACCATAGCCACAACTGATATGCGACCCTAGCCTGCCTGTGAGCCTCCCCCACATGTTTGTTCCAGCCTACAATACGGCCTTTTTTGAAAGACTGCTGGTGATTAAGGTGACTGCTTACAGCGGACTCGGATAAAATGCTAATAATattcttatacatattatctaAAATTACTTTATGGTCACTGTTATTACAATGACCATCACTACACAATGATAATTCTTGTGGAAAGTCGATCAACTTTAGCTTATCATGACATAAGTTacgatatttatttatttgatcgCTGTCTCTTTCTCCCCATACTACCTTATTACATAATGTCACACTCTGTGTTATCTTAGGCAAAACAATGTTTAATTGACAAGTAATAGTAAGAGGCAGATGATCGGAGCTAAACACATCATACAATATGGTGACATCAGTGACAGTGTCCCACGCAGCCTGCGTGACTAGGCAGTGGTCGAGCCAGCGCCGGCAGCCGTGCGCCGCGCTCACGTAGGTATAACTCCCAGAGTCTATGCCTAACTTCTCAATGTCCGCACATCGCCACTTTTGCTCAGTAGAAAAGTCTAACAGTTCGGTTAATGAAACCAagtgtaatataataaaatagtcATAGGGGACTTTATTAGTGTGCAGTGGAAAATAATAGCATCGTTTATTGGAGTTCAGCTACCACATTCTAGGGTAGATTATGTACAAATATAGTAGCAAGAGTTCGATAAACCAGAATAGGCTAAGAATAATTGTCATTCTTACCACATTTCAATAATTGCGGTATCGCTGAATTTTTGATAAGTTGTTTGGGATCCATGACATggtacaatttaaatttttgcagcacttttaaaTGCAGAACTTTGAAAAACTGGTCTCGTGAAGTCCAAGCATAAGTGCGAGTTGCTGTTcagttttgaaaaaaaacaccaTACTCAGCATGTGCAACAGTCCAAGCACTCTGGTTTACAGTCAAAACCCTTGGCCTTAgagaatttaaaaatgtaatgtaatcCCACTGTTTACCACTACTCTACACGAGTAAATCCACAGCATAGACTTAGCGAATATGAGCATATTTGTCCATATTACATGTCCGCTCGCGTCGGACACACTCCATCTATCTCGGCTCTTGTCGATCGAAGTTATTACCGAATGTGTGCTGATGTTTCGACGATGTGTTTACTTCAATTTGCCAGCGAGGTCACTCTAGCTCATGTAAATTTCTGATCGCTGTGCTAACCACGGCTCCTATTcattgtacctataataaaggTAAGTGTCAATTTccccattgtcggttatctaaccgacagggattgatttataaattaaacgtcatctccatataaaattcatgacagatgtgtcaaaagtcaaccactactccctggttatgctctaaccgactatggagaaatcgGCTCTAAGTATTGCAGGACAGCGCtcgtttgttagttttttgtcattcTAGAGTAACCCTAGTTCCATCGATCAACCATCGACGCGAGCAATGCCTTTGATATTAGCTCGGTTTACATTTCAAACGTCAACATCATCAATGGTTTTGGCATCACACTACCTACGAGTACAAACTGATTTTACATAGTTAAgttacatacattatttgttCTCGATTGTTGTTAGATGTGCACGAAAAAATTTAATCACCTTTATcacatactagctgttcccgtgagcttcacttcgccttaaaaagttatcccgtgggaattccgcgacaaaaagcctatgttctttctaaGGATCTAGACCATAtatttaccaaatttcattgaaatccgttcagtagttttggcgtgaaagagtaatacacagacagacacagttactttcgcatttataatattagttacgattaggatttattttattttctatacatatgtatattcaattctattctattcgataATATTCTAATTCATACAGCATCAAACTATAACCCGTCTATCACCGTTACCCAGCAGCCCGCAAGTTAACCAATCGCAGACCGTTATAATCCCAACGGGGTCGGTTAAGCAAAGCTGTCTGAGGCACAACAAAACCCCATTAGCAATAGGGGATTAATTATTGCACACACTTCCACCACATGCAAGATACCTACTACCTTT encodes the following:
- the LOC125488876 gene encoding uncharacterized protein LOC125488876, whose protein sequence is MFLSLCMGHSHLPLDLMRTVVVPIVKNKTGDVADKGNYRPISLATIVAKVLDSLLDSVLGGYLNLHDAQFGFRPGLSTESAILSLKHTVQYYTKRQTPVYAAFLDLSKAFDLVSYDVLWAKLRERQVPAELLRIFQFWYLNQIPSLATD